In the Leptospira inadai serovar Lyme str. 10 genome, one interval contains:
- a CDS encoding methylated-DNA--[protein]-cysteine S-methyltransferase, producing MNVKKSVEYYEMVARVIEYIDSVFPEQPDIIELASVAGLSEYHFTRIFSEWAGLPPKRYLQFLRREYAKEILQKSSNSLDAAISLGMNGTGRLHDLFVTTEAVTPGQWKTNGKDLKIRYGFHPSPFGNMFAAKTDKGICELHFVDDRTISEIDRAFRKKWKNAELVEDASATSELNELFEPSRTRIKIHLFGTNFQVKVWEALLAIPEGFLISYEDLAERAGSKQSVRAVASAVAKNPLAYLIPCHRVIRKTGVLNRYRWGATRKAAIIAYEAAKIQKL from the coding sequence ATGAACGTAAAGAAGTCGGTGGAATATTACGAAATGGTTGCGCGAGTGATCGAGTATATCGATTCGGTTTTTCCGGAACAACCTGATATCATCGAATTGGCCTCGGTCGCCGGATTATCGGAATATCATTTTACTCGAATCTTTTCGGAATGGGCGGGTCTCCCGCCGAAACGGTATCTGCAATTTCTAAGGCGGGAATATGCCAAAGAAATCCTGCAAAAGAGTTCGAATTCTTTAGATGCGGCCATTTCTCTCGGGATGAACGGAACCGGAAGATTACATGATTTATTCGTGACTACCGAAGCCGTAACACCCGGGCAATGGAAGACGAACGGAAAGGATTTAAAGATTCGTTATGGATTTCATCCGAGTCCGTTCGGAAATATGTTCGCGGCAAAAACCGATAAGGGAATTTGTGAATTGCATTTTGTGGACGATCGAACGATCTCCGAAATCGACCGGGCTTTTCGTAAGAAATGGAAAAACGCGGAACTCGTCGAAGATGCGAGTGCGACGTCGGAGCTGAACGAACTGTTTGAACCTTCTCGGACTAGAATAAAAATTCATCTCTTTGGGACGAATTTTCAAGTAAAGGTATGGGAGGCGCTACTCGCGATTCCGGAGGGGTTTCTGATTTCGTATGAGGACCTTGCGGAGCGTGCAGGTTCGAAGCAATCGGTTCGGGCGGTTGCCTCTGCAGTTGCTAAAAATCCTTTAGCTTATTTAATCCCTTGTCATCGAGTTATTCGTAAAACGGGTGTTTTGAACCGATATAGATGGGGAGCCACTCGAAAAGCGGCCATCATT
- a CDS encoding TetR/AcrR family transcriptional regulator, protein MAEALEMRGYSGTGLNDIVEASGAPKGSIYFHFPGGKEELATEALSISGEEMGEFFQRVLKNSRTAANGIENILQSLETKLIASNFSKGCPISTTANETASENGVVNEVCQNIFKNWNTRLELFLRNSGYGKVRARELAQVLLSLMEGAILLSRTSRDVRPLRSAAKAAKQLLNAGE, encoded by the coding sequence ATGGCCGAAGCACTGGAAATGCGAGGTTATTCCGGAACCGGCTTAAACGATATCGTGGAGGCCTCGGGGGCTCCGAAAGGATCCATTTATTTTCATTTCCCGGGCGGCAAAGAGGAATTGGCCACCGAAGCTTTATCGATCTCCGGCGAGGAAATGGGGGAATTTTTCCAACGCGTCTTGAAAAATTCCAGAACCGCGGCAAACGGTATCGAGAATATATTGCAATCTCTGGAAACAAAACTGATCGCCTCTAATTTCTCCAAGGGTTGTCCTATTTCCACGACGGCAAACGAAACCGCTTCGGAAAACGGAGTGGTAAACGAAGTTTGTCAGAACATATTCAAAAATTGGAATACTAGATTGGAACTTTTCCTACGAAATTCAGGCTATGGGAAAGTTCGAGCGAGAGAACTCGCCCAGGTTTTACTTTCGCTAATGGAGGGCGCCATCCTATTATCTCGAACGAGTAGGGACGTTCGCCCGCTTCGTTCTGCGGCCAAAGCGGCAAAACAATTACTGAATGCAGGGGAATAA
- a CDS encoding alpha/beta hydrolase, protein MEKKVVIAQGLWCRSSLYVPMAEKFQKRGYSYSIPELRNTEAGEDGDIIPDSNRYLEILQKHSIDWENTILVGHSFGGLLAQIIAARVKPKALVLLSPVVPVSYNRPGLYAIAFGIYLTFISEFFTKSSRPSLNGFSTWIYQCLSRKEKDELYPFFLDESPYVVRECVLPGRMSRIAYKSKSEIECPVFVAAAKEDRIVNAESLRRFADRYAGGYKVYENTSHWMITESSIDRIVTDICDWLDKK, encoded by the coding sequence ATGGAAAAAAAAGTGGTTATCGCGCAGGGTTTATGGTGCCGGAGTAGCTTATACGTTCCGATGGCGGAGAAGTTTCAGAAAAGAGGATATTCTTACTCGATTCCGGAATTACGGAACACGGAGGCGGGAGAGGACGGAGACATCATCCCCGATTCGAATCGATATCTGGAAATATTACAAAAACATAGTATTGATTGGGAGAATACGATTTTGGTGGGTCATTCGTTCGGAGGATTATTGGCTCAAATCATTGCAGCTAGGGTAAAACCCAAGGCCCTGGTTCTACTTAGTCCTGTCGTTCCGGTAAGCTACAATCGGCCGGGATTGTATGCAATCGCATTCGGAATCTATTTAACGTTTATATCCGAATTTTTTACGAAATCTTCCAGGCCTAGTCTAAACGGATTCTCCACCTGGATCTATCAATGCTTATCTAGGAAAGAAAAGGACGAGTTATATCCTTTCTTTTTGGATGAAAGTCCTTATGTAGTGCGGGAATGTGTTCTTCCCGGAAGAATGTCCCGGATCGCATATAAGTCCAAGTCCGAGATCGAATGCCCCGTTTTCGTGGCCGCGGCAAAGGAGGATAGAATCGTAAACGCAGAATCTTTGAGAAGATTTGCCGATCGATATGCGGGCGGTTATAAGGTTTACGAGAACACGTCCCACTGGATGATTACGGAAAGTTCGATAGATCGAATCGTGACCGATATTTGCGATTGGTTAGACAAAAAATGA